One genomic segment of Equus przewalskii isolate Varuska chromosome 13, EquPr2, whole genome shotgun sequence includes these proteins:
- the CKMT2 gene encoding creatine kinase S-type, mitochondrial, producing MASIFSKLLTGRNASLLFATMGTGALTTGYLLNRQNVYADAREHHRLFPPSADYPDLRKHNNCMAECLTPAIYAKLRNKVTPNGYTLDQCIQTGVDNPGHPFIKTVGMVAGDEESYEVFADLFDPVIKLRHNGYDPRVMKHPTDLDASKITQGQFDERYVLSSRVRTGRSIRGLSLPPACTRAERREVENVAIMALEGLKGDLAGRYYKLSEMTEQDQQQLIDDHFLFDKPVSPLLTCAGMARDWPDARGIWHNHDKTFLIWINEEDHTRVISMEKGGNMKRVFERFCRGLKEVERLIQERGWEFMWNERLGYILTCPSNLGTGLRAGVHVRIPKLSKDPRFSKILENLRLQKRGTGGVDTAAVADVYDISNIDRIGRSEVELVQIVIDGVNYLVDCEKKLERGQDIKVPPPLPQFSKK from the exons ATGGCCAGTATCTTCTCTAAGTTGCTAACTGGCCGCAATGCTTCGTTGCTATTTGCTACCATGGGCACTGGTGCCCTGACTACCGGCTACCTGCTGAACCGGCAGAACGTGTATGCTGACGCCCGGGAGCATCACAGGCTCTTCCCTCCAAG CGCTGACTACCCGGATCTGCGCAAGCACAACAACTGCATGGCGGAGTGCCTCACCCCCGCCATCTACGCCAAGCTCCGCAACAAGGTGACGCCCAACGGCTACACCCTGGACCAGTGCATCCAGACTGGCGTGGACAACCCCGGCCACCCCTTCATAAAGACGGTGGGCATGGTGGCTGGGGACGAGGAGTCCTATGAG GTGTTTGCCGACCTTTTTGACCCTGTCATCAAACTAAGGCACAATGGCTATGACCCCAGGGTGATGAAGCACCCCACAGATCTGGATGCATCCAAG ATCACCCAGGGGCAGTTTGATGAGCGCTATGTGCTGTCGTCTCGGGTGCGCACCGGCCGCAGCATCCGCGGGCTGAGCCTGCCACCCGCCTGCACCCGGGCCGAGCGGAGGGAGGTGGAGAACGTGGCCATCATGGCCCTGGAGGGCCTCAAGGGGGACCTGGCCGGCCGCTACTACAAGCTGTCTGAGATGACGGAGCAGGACCAGCAGCAGCTCATCGAC GACCACTTTCTGTTTGATAAGCCAGTGTCCCCTTTACTAACATGTGCTGGGATGGCCCGTGACTGGCCAGATGCCAGGGGAATCTG GCACAATCATGACAAGACATTTCTCATCTGGATTAATGAAGAAGACCACACCAGGGTAATCTCTATGGAGAAAGGAGGCAATATGAAAAGAGTATTTGAGCGATTCTGTCGTGGACTCAAAGAA GTAGAACGCTTAATCCAAGAACGAGGCTGGGAGTTCATGTGGAATGAGCGCCTCGGGTACATTCTGACCTGCCCTTCGAACCTGGGCACTGGATTGCGGGCAGGTGTCCACGTTAGGATCCCAAAGCTCAGCAAG GATCCACGCTTTTCTAAGATCCTGGAGAACCTGAGACTCCAGAAGCGTGGCACGGGTGGTGTGGACACTGCAGCAGTGGCGGATGTGTATGATATTTCTAACATAGATCGAATCGGTCGGTCAGAG GTTGAGCTTGTTCAGATAGTCATCGATGGAGTCAATTACCTGGTGGATTGTGAAAAGAAGCTGGAGAGAGGCCAAGATATTAAGGTGCCACCACCTCTACCTCAGTTTAGCAAGAAGTGA